One stretch of Ornithinimicrobium ciconiae DNA includes these proteins:
- a CDS encoding beta/alpha barrel domain-containing protein produces MTAAAGCGGSGRELARCGDLAQLDAVHLGPVGEQTAPVLTAGAADLAAGAADLTAGAADVQGVALDPGEGAPPGRGATLLPTPSGLVHRPARVLPTDLVVQDLLPWFRARGLAVTVAVRGGTLGEVVSVLQALRRSLDFTTITAVEIDLATTREETLPTLGGLSSISPSASWSADPQASLKLLAAVREQLPRDLLLLAKFGGECPDPVATARGAVGGGARALVLSGSVPALSEGHHLVGPATGVITLGLVRRIHAAIAAARVPQVPLVAVGGIHNVETARAAIAAGATGVQLGSALFADPALLWEVHAALLAGGPEHDGPMATEPSANDPNTHPRSTHDPSIHDPSIHDPSIHDPSIHDPSIHDPSIHDPSIHDPSTHDPSTHDPSTHTDPGGPHAR; encoded by the coding sequence GTGACCGCCGCAGCCGGATGCGGCGGGAGCGGCCGCGAGCTGGCGCGCTGTGGCGACCTAGCGCAGCTGGACGCCGTCCACCTGGGGCCGGTGGGTGAGCAGACCGCGCCGGTCCTGACAGCTGGCGCGGCGGACCTGGCAGCTGGCGCGGCGGACCTGACAGCTGGCGCGGCGGACGTGCAGGGTGTCGCGCTGGACCCGGGAGAGGGCGCCCCTCCGGGCCGCGGGGCCACCCTGCTGCCGACGCCGTCCGGACTGGTGCACAGACCCGCCCGGGTCCTGCCCACCGACCTCGTCGTCCAGGACCTGCTGCCGTGGTTTCGGGCGCGCGGCCTGGCCGTCACGGTCGCGGTGCGGGGCGGCACGCTCGGCGAGGTGGTCTCGGTCCTGCAGGCGCTGCGCCGCTCCCTGGACTTCACCACCATCACCGCGGTCGAGATCGACCTGGCCACCACCCGTGAGGAGACCCTCCCGACCCTGGGTGGGCTGAGCAGCATCTCGCCGAGCGCCAGCTGGTCGGCGGACCCGCAGGCCAGCCTGAAACTCCTGGCCGCGGTGCGGGAGCAGCTGCCACGGGATCTGCTCCTGCTTGCCAAGTTCGGGGGCGAGTGCCCCGACCCGGTGGCTACGGCTCGTGGCGCGGTCGGCGGGGGAGCGCGTGCCCTGGTCCTCAGCGGCAGCGTTCCTGCCCTGTCCGAGGGACACCATCTGGTCGGCCCCGCCACCGGGGTCATCACCCTCGGGCTAGTCAGGCGAATCCACGCGGCTATCGCGGCGGCTCGGGTGCCGCAGGTGCCCCTCGTGGCCGTGGGAGGCATCCACAACGTGGAGACGGCTCGGGCCGCGATCGCGGCCGGCGCCACGGGCGTGCAGCTGGGGTCGGCACTCTTCGCCGACCCCGCGCTCCTGTGGGAGGTCCATGCCGCACTGCTGGCTGGCGGACCGGAGCACGACGGCCCCATGGCCACCGAGCCCAGCGCCAACGACCCCAACACCCATCCTCGCAGCACCCACGATCCCAGCATCCACGACCCCAGCATCCACGACCCCAGCATCCACGACCCCAGCATCCACGACCCCAGCATCCACGACCCCAGCATCCACGACCCCAGCATCCACGACCCAAGCACCCACGATCCCAGCACCCACGATCCCAGCACCCACACAGATCCAGGAGGACCCCATGCCCGATGA
- the pyrF gene encoding orotidine-5'-phosphate decarboxylase: protein MPDERPAGVPHDHAPFGPRLLAAMSQHGPLCVGVDPHPQLLSQWGLPDSVEGVARFCDGVLEAMGGRVAAVKPQSAFFERHGSGGVAVLERLLADLRSVGTLSVLDIKRGDIGSTMGAYAQAYLEEGAPLAADAITVTPYLGTGALAPAVTLAKANGRGLFVLVLTSNPEAASVQHAGDPSVAAAVAADVAELNAGGDPVGDIGMVVGATVGEAPARLGIDLAGANGIVLAPGVGAQGATAHDLAITFAGLEQRVLVPVSRGILSAGPTPERLRATSEALSAELTSKLWS from the coding sequence ATGCCCGATGAGCGACCTGCCGGTGTGCCCCACGACCACGCTCCCTTCGGACCCCGCCTCCTCGCGGCGATGAGCCAGCACGGCCCCCTGTGTGTCGGCGTGGACCCGCACCCGCAGCTGCTCAGCCAGTGGGGTCTGCCCGACTCGGTCGAGGGCGTCGCCCGGTTCTGTGACGGCGTGCTGGAGGCCATGGGCGGGCGGGTGGCGGCGGTCAAGCCGCAGTCAGCCTTCTTCGAACGGCACGGCTCCGGCGGCGTCGCGGTGCTCGAGCGTCTCCTGGCAGATCTGCGTTCCGTCGGCACGCTGAGCGTGCTCGACATCAAACGCGGCGACATCGGGTCGACGATGGGCGCCTACGCCCAGGCCTACCTCGAGGAGGGAGCACCCCTGGCCGCCGATGCCATCACCGTCACCCCCTATCTCGGCACCGGCGCGCTGGCGCCGGCCGTCACGCTCGCCAAGGCCAACGGTCGCGGCCTGTTCGTGCTGGTGCTGACCTCCAACCCTGAGGCAGCGAGCGTGCAGCACGCGGGCGATCCCTCGGTGGCCGCAGCAGTCGCCGCCGACGTGGCCGAGCTCAATGCCGGAGGAGACCCGGTGGGCGACATCGGCATGGTTGTCGGGGCCACCGTCGGCGAGGCGCCCGCGCGGCTCGGCATCGACCTGGCTGGCGCCAACGGGATCGTGCTCGCTCCGGGTGTCGGAGCGCAGGGAGCTACCGCTCACGATCTGGCCATCACCTTCGCCGGGCTGGAGCAGCGTGTCCTCGTGCCGGTGAGCCGGGGTATCCTCTCGGCGGGCCCCACCCCGGAGCGACTCCGAGCCACCAGCGAGGCGTTGTCCGCCGAGCTGACCTCGAAGTTGTGGAGCTGA
- the carB gene encoding carbamoyl-phosphate synthase large subunit, whose amino-acid sequence MPRNESITSVLVIGSGPIVIGQAAEFDYSGTQACRVLREEGVRVILVNSNPATIMTDPDVADATYVEPITPEVVETIIAKERPDAVLATLGGQTALNTAIALHESGVLEKYNCPLIGANVEAIQLGEDRQAFKGVVERCGAESARSIIAHTMDECLAAAEELGYPMVVRPSFTMGGLGSGFAYDEETLRQIAGAGLQDSPTTEVLLEESIMGWKEYELEVMRDHADNVVVVCSIENLDPMGVHTGDSITVAPAMTLTDREYQRLRDIGIAVIREVGVDTGGCNIQFAVNPEDGRVIVIEMNPRVSRSSALASKATGFPIAKIAARMALGYTLDEVPNDITKKTPASFEPSLDYVVVKVPRFAFEKFPAADPTLTTTMKSVGEAMSIGRNFTEALQKALRSIERKDSSFHWRRGERPTREMALALLEEAAIPTDGRLVLVQQALRGGATVEETHAATGIDPWFLDQIALINELAEELADSGAGPGARTTPQLLRRVKRHGFSDAQIAEIVGQPEAVVRGVRQALGVRPVYKTVDTCAGEFAATTPYHYSSYDSETEVAPRENPAVIILGSGPNRIGQGIEFDYSCVHASLALRERGFDTVMVNCNPETVSTDYDTSSRLYFEPLTLEDVLEVVHAEQEAGPVAGVIVQLGGQTPLGLAAALKAEGVPIVGTSPEAIHLAEDRGAFGRVLAETGLTAPRHGTAYSAAEAVEVAREIGYPVLVRPSYVLGGRGMEIVYDDASLSTYVTRATTAAPEHPVLVDRFLDEAIEIDVDALYDGRDLYLGGIMEHIEEAGIHSGDSACVLPPITLGREEMGRVREATLKLAEAIGVRGLINVQFALAQDVLYVLEANPRASRTVPFVAKATGVQLARAAALVMMGSTIDELREAGVLPRHRDGGNLPEHAPVSVKEAILPFRRFRTQTGQAVDSILGPEMRSTGEVMGIAADYGTAFAKSQLRAGSALPQSGTIFVSVSNRDKRSMIFPVKRLTDLGFTVVATSGTADVLRRNGIPATVVRKHSQGRGPDGEPTIVERIGSGEIDMVINTPSGQDARVDGYAIRAATTSLDRPIITTVQQLGAAVLGIEAARSGPIEVASLQEHAARLDLFGQPPVEAPQG is encoded by the coding sequence ATGCCTAGGAACGAGTCCATCACGAGCGTCCTGGTGATCGGCTCCGGCCCGATCGTCATCGGGCAGGCGGCCGAGTTCGACTACTCGGGCACGCAGGCGTGCCGGGTGCTGCGCGAGGAGGGCGTGCGCGTCATCCTGGTCAACTCCAACCCGGCCACGATCATGACCGACCCTGATGTGGCCGACGCGACCTATGTCGAGCCGATCACCCCGGAGGTCGTCGAGACGATCATCGCCAAGGAACGCCCCGATGCGGTGCTGGCGACCCTGGGCGGGCAGACCGCCCTCAACACCGCGATCGCGCTCCACGAGTCCGGCGTGCTGGAGAAGTACAACTGCCCGTTGATCGGGGCGAACGTCGAAGCCATCCAGCTGGGGGAGGACCGGCAGGCCTTCAAGGGTGTGGTCGAGCGGTGCGGCGCGGAGAGCGCGCGCTCGATCATCGCGCACACCATGGATGAGTGCCTGGCCGCGGCCGAGGAGCTCGGCTACCCGATGGTGGTGCGCCCGTCGTTCACCATGGGTGGGCTGGGCTCGGGTTTTGCCTATGACGAGGAGACGCTGCGCCAGATCGCCGGTGCCGGCCTGCAGGACAGCCCGACCACCGAGGTCCTCCTCGAGGAGTCGATCATGGGGTGGAAGGAGTATGAGCTGGAGGTGATGCGCGACCACGCCGACAACGTGGTGGTCGTCTGCTCCATCGAGAACCTCGACCCGATGGGCGTGCACACCGGCGACTCCATCACCGTCGCCCCGGCGATGACGCTCACCGACCGGGAGTATCAGCGGCTGCGCGACATCGGCATCGCCGTCATCCGCGAGGTCGGCGTTGACACCGGTGGCTGCAACATCCAGTTCGCCGTCAACCCCGAGGACGGCCGGGTCATCGTCATCGAGATGAACCCGCGCGTCTCCCGCTCCTCGGCGCTGGCGTCCAAGGCCACCGGTTTCCCGATCGCCAAGATCGCTGCCCGGATGGCGCTGGGCTACACCCTGGACGAGGTGCCCAACGACATCACCAAGAAGACGCCGGCCTCCTTCGAGCCGAGCCTGGACTACGTGGTGGTCAAGGTGCCGCGCTTTGCCTTCGAGAAGTTCCCGGCGGCGGACCCGACGCTGACGACGACCATGAAGTCGGTCGGCGAGGCGATGTCGATCGGGCGCAACTTCACCGAGGCACTGCAGAAGGCGCTGCGCTCCATCGAGCGCAAGGACTCCTCCTTCCACTGGCGACGGGGTGAGCGCCCCACCCGCGAGATGGCCCTGGCCCTGCTGGAGGAGGCGGCCATCCCCACGGACGGGCGCCTCGTGCTGGTGCAGCAGGCGCTGCGCGGGGGAGCCACCGTCGAGGAGACGCACGCTGCCACCGGCATCGACCCGTGGTTCCTGGACCAGATCGCCCTGATCAACGAGCTCGCCGAGGAACTCGCCGACTCCGGCGCAGGGCCGGGCGCCCGGACCACGCCCCAGCTGCTGCGCCGGGTCAAGCGGCACGGATTCTCCGACGCCCAGATCGCCGAGATCGTGGGTCAGCCGGAGGCCGTCGTGCGGGGTGTGCGACAGGCCCTGGGGGTGCGACCGGTCTACAAGACGGTCGACACCTGCGCCGGAGAGTTCGCGGCCACCACGCCCTATCACTACTCCAGCTATGACTCCGAGACCGAGGTCGCGCCACGGGAGAACCCGGCGGTGATCATCCTCGGCTCCGGCCCCAACCGGATCGGGCAGGGCATCGAGTTCGACTACTCCTGCGTGCACGCCTCCCTGGCACTGCGCGAGCGCGGGTTCGACACCGTGATGGTCAACTGCAACCCCGAGACCGTCTCGACCGACTATGACACCTCCAGCCGGCTCTACTTCGAGCCGCTGACTCTGGAGGACGTCCTGGAGGTGGTGCACGCCGAGCAGGAGGCCGGTCCGGTGGCCGGCGTCATCGTCCAGCTGGGCGGTCAGACCCCGCTGGGCCTGGCGGCCGCCCTGAAGGCCGAGGGGGTCCCGATCGTGGGCACCTCGCCGGAGGCGATCCACCTGGCCGAGGACCGGGGAGCCTTCGGGCGGGTCCTGGCGGAGACGGGCCTGACCGCGCCCCGGCACGGCACGGCATACTCCGCTGCTGAGGCGGTGGAGGTGGCCCGGGAGATCGGCTATCCCGTCCTGGTCCGTCCCTCCTACGTGCTTGGTGGGCGCGGCATGGAGATCGTCTATGACGACGCGTCCCTGTCCACCTATGTCACCCGCGCCACGACCGCCGCACCGGAGCATCCGGTGCTGGTCGACCGGTTCCTTGACGAGGCGATCGAGATCGACGTCGACGCGCTGTATGACGGTCGCGACCTCTATCTCGGCGGCATCATGGAGCACATCGAGGAGGCCGGGATCCACTCCGGTGACTCGGCCTGCGTCCTGCCGCCGATCACGTTGGGTCGTGAGGAGATGGGACGCGTCCGGGAGGCCACACTCAAGCTGGCCGAGGCGATCGGGGTGCGCGGCCTGATCAATGTGCAGTTCGCCCTGGCCCAGGACGTCCTCTATGTCCTGGAGGCCAACCCGCGGGCCAGCCGCACCGTCCCGTTCGTGGCCAAGGCCACCGGGGTGCAGCTCGCCCGGGCCGCCGCGCTGGTGATGATGGGCTCGACCATCGACGAGCTGCGTGAGGCCGGCGTGCTGCCCCGGCACCGCGACGGTGGCAACCTGCCCGAGCACGCCCCGGTCTCGGTCAAGGAGGCGATCCTGCCCTTCCGCCGCTTCCGCACCCAGACCGGCCAGGCCGTCGACTCGATCCTGGGCCCGGAGATGCGCTCGACCGGTGAGGTGATGGGGATCGCTGCGGACTATGGCACGGCCTTCGCCAAGAGCCAGCTGCGGGCGGGCTCGGCGCTGCCGCAGTCCGGCACGATCTTTGTCTCGGTGTCCAACCGGGACAAGCGCTCGATGATCTTCCCGGTCAAGCGGCTCACCGACCTCGGGTTCACCGTCGTCGCCACGTCAGGCACCGCTGATGTCTTGCGGCGCAACGGGATCCCTGCAACTGTGGTGCGCAAGCACAGCCAGGGACGGGGGCCCGACGGGGAGCCGACGATCGTGGAGCGGATCGGCAGCGGAGAGATCGACATGGTGATCAACACACCGTCCGGTCAGGACGCGCGCGTCGACGGCTATGCCATCCGGGCGGCCACCACCAGCCTGGACCGTCCCATCATCACCACCGTCCAGCAGCTCGGAGCGGCGGTGCTCGGCATCGAGGCCGCCCGGTCGGGGCCGATCGAGGTCGCCTCGCTGCAGGAGCACGCCGCCCGGCTGGACCTGTTTGGCCAGCCCCCCGTGGAGGCGCCGCAGGGATGA
- the metK gene encoding methionine adenosyltransferase, translating to MPRLFTSESVTEGHPDKICDQISDGILDELLRQDPESRVAVETLVTTGLVHVAGEVRTTGYADIPTIVRDTILEIGYDNSHKGFDGRTCGVQVSIGGQSADIAAGVDNAYEQRDNPSEDRFDLLGAGDQGLMFGYACTDTPELMPVPIWLAHRLAEELTAVRKSNELDYLRPDGKTQVTIEYDGDRAVRLDTVVLSTQHAEGISLRDQLDPDIRARVIAPVLERARDNGLKLETEGHRVLVNPTGNFVIGGPMGDAGLTGRKIIVDTYGGMARHGGGAFSGKDPSKVDRSAAYAMRWVAKNVVAAGLADRCEIQVAYAIGAATPVGLYVETFGTETRPVERIQDAITKVFDLRPAAIVEELDLRRPIYQPTAAYGHFGRTGAVGVEGAFTWEATNRVEDLQAAV from the coding sequence GTGCCACGCCTGTTCACCTCCGAGTCCGTCACCGAGGGTCACCCCGACAAGATCTGTGACCAGATCAGCGACGGCATCCTCGACGAGCTCCTGCGCCAGGACCCCGAGTCGCGGGTCGCCGTGGAGACCCTGGTGACCACCGGCCTCGTGCACGTGGCGGGCGAGGTCCGCACGACCGGCTATGCCGACATCCCCACCATCGTGCGGGACACCATCCTCGAGATCGGCTATGACAACTCGCACAAGGGCTTCGACGGGCGCACCTGCGGTGTCCAGGTGTCGATCGGCGGGCAGTCGGCGGACATCGCGGCGGGTGTCGACAACGCCTACGAGCAGCGCGACAACCCCTCCGAGGACCGGTTCGACCTGCTCGGTGCCGGCGACCAGGGCCTGATGTTCGGCTATGCCTGCACCGACACCCCCGAGCTGATGCCGGTGCCGATCTGGCTGGCGCACCGCCTCGCGGAGGAGCTCACCGCGGTCCGCAAGAGCAACGAGCTGGACTACTTGCGCCCAGACGGCAAGACGCAGGTCACCATCGAGTATGACGGGGACCGGGCAGTCCGCCTCGATACGGTCGTGCTCTCCACCCAGCACGCCGAGGGGATCAGCCTGCGCGACCAGCTCGACCCAGACATCCGCGCCCGGGTCATCGCGCCGGTCCTGGAGCGGGCCCGCGACAACGGCCTCAAGCTCGAGACCGAGGGGCACCGGGTGCTGGTCAACCCGACCGGCAACTTCGTCATCGGCGGCCCGATGGGCGACGCCGGTCTGACCGGCCGCAAGATCATCGTCGACACCTACGGCGGCATGGCCCGTCACGGTGGCGGGGCGTTCTCCGGCAAGGACCCGTCCAAGGTTGACCGGTCCGCCGCCTACGCCATGCGGTGGGTCGCCAAGAACGTCGTCGCCGCCGGCCTGGCCGACCGGTGCGAGATCCAGGTGGCCTACGCCATCGGTGCAGCCACTCCGGTCGGACTCTATGTCGAGACCTTTGGCACCGAGACCCGGCCGGTAGAGCGCATCCAGGACGCCATCACCAAGGTCTTCGACCTGCGTCCGGCCGCCATCGTCGAGGAGCTCGACCTGAGGCGTCCGATCTACCAGCCCACCGCTGCCTATGGCCACTTTGGCCGGACCGGGGCCGTCGGAGTCGAGGGCGCCTTCACCTGGGAGGCGACCAACCGCGTCGAGGACCTGCAGGCTGCAGTCTGA
- the coaBC gene encoding bifunctional phosphopantothenoylcysteine decarboxylase/phosphopantothenate--cysteine ligase CoaBC: MRVVLGVSGGIAAYKAALLLRLFVEAGHEVSVIPTAAALRFVGEPTWAALSGRPVASDVWTSVHEVPHVRLGQEADLLVVAPATADLLARAAHGQADDLLTNTLLTARCPVLMAPAMHTEMWQHPATVANVALLRERGVEVMDPAAGRLTGADTGPGRLPEPDEIFAAALELCSRTPLTETATTAPTAGALAGCHVVVSAGGTREPLDPVRFLGNRSSGKQGFALAQVAASRGARVTLVAANAELPVPDGVDVVPVETALELQEAVRTATADADVVVMAAAVADFRPREYQDAKIKKTHAPGQEDSAPTIELVRNPDILAGLVADRGQGRSPVIVGFAAETGDASGDVLSLARAKLVRKRCDLLVANQVGRDLTFGKDDSLVHLLRPESEEVRTVGPASKTVVAEAVWDEVGELLATGGPVGPGQ; encoded by the coding sequence ATGAGAGTCGTGCTGGGCGTGAGCGGCGGGATCGCCGCCTACAAGGCAGCGCTCCTGCTGCGTCTGTTCGTCGAGGCCGGCCACGAGGTGAGCGTGATTCCGACCGCCGCCGCGCTGCGCTTCGTGGGCGAGCCGACCTGGGCGGCCCTGTCCGGGCGGCCGGTCGCCAGCGACGTGTGGACGTCCGTGCACGAGGTGCCGCACGTCCGCCTCGGTCAGGAGGCCGACCTGCTCGTCGTCGCGCCAGCGACGGCCGACCTGCTCGCGCGCGCCGCCCACGGGCAGGCGGACGACCTGCTGACCAACACCCTGCTCACGGCGCGGTGCCCGGTGCTGATGGCGCCGGCGATGCACACGGAGATGTGGCAGCACCCAGCCACCGTGGCCAACGTCGCGCTGCTGCGCGAGCGGGGCGTTGAGGTCATGGACCCGGCTGCCGGACGTCTCACCGGGGCCGACACGGGCCCGGGTCGGCTGCCCGAGCCCGACGAGATCTTTGCCGCAGCGCTCGAGCTCTGCTCACGCACACCCCTGACGGAGACGGCGACGACGGCACCGACCGCGGGCGCGTTGGCCGGGTGCCATGTGGTGGTCAGCGCCGGTGGCACCCGCGAGCCCCTGGACCCGGTCCGCTTCCTCGGCAACCGTTCGTCGGGCAAGCAGGGGTTTGCCCTGGCCCAGGTCGCCGCGAGCCGCGGAGCCCGGGTCACCCTGGTCGCGGCCAACGCCGAGCTCCCGGTTCCTGACGGCGTCGACGTCGTGCCGGTGGAGACCGCCCTGGAACTGCAGGAGGCCGTGCGCACGGCCACCGCGGACGCCGACGTGGTGGTCATGGCCGCCGCGGTCGCAGACTTCCGTCCGCGCGAGTATCAGGACGCCAAGATCAAGAAGACGCACGCCCCGGGGCAGGAGGACTCGGCCCCGACCATCGAGCTGGTGCGCAATCCCGACATCCTGGCCGGGTTGGTCGCCGACCGGGGCCAGGGGCGGTCCCCGGTGATCGTCGGCTTCGCCGCAGAGACCGGTGACGCCAGCGGCGACGTGCTGTCCCTGGCGCGAGCCAAGTTGGTCCGCAAGAGGTGTGACCTGCTGGTCGCCAACCAGGTCGGGCGCGACCTGACCTTCGGCAAGGATGACTCCCTGGTGCACCTGCTCCGACCGGAGAGCGAGGAGGTCCGCACCGTCGGACCCGCCAGCAAGACGGTCGTCGCCGAGGCGGTCTGGGACGAGGTCGGCGAGCTGCTGGCCACGGGCGGCCCTGTCGGTCCCGGCCAGTAG
- the rpoZ gene encoding DNA-directed RNA polymerase subunit omega, with translation MIGTIATPEGITNPPIDDLLQRADSKYALVIYAAKRARQINAYYSQLSEGLLEYVGPLVESEMTDKPLSIALHEINQGKLHTSSPQN, from the coding sequence GTGATTGGCACAATCGCCACACCGGAGGGCATCACCAACCCCCCGATCGATGACCTGCTCCAGCGAGCCGACTCCAAGTACGCCCTGGTGATCTACGCCGCCAAGCGCGCCCGGCAGATCAACGCCTACTACTCCCAGCTCTCCGAGGGCCTGCTGGAGTATGTCGGACCCCTGGTGGAGTCCGAGATGACCGACAAGCCGCTGTCCATCGCACTGCATGAGATCAACCAGGGCAAGCTGCACACCTCCAGCCCGCAGAACTGA
- the mihF gene encoding integration host factor, actinobacterial type, producing the protein MALPELTPEQRAEALAKAAVARRERAAVKNRLKNAQGSLAEVLAEGKENDIVGKMKVSALLESMPGVGRVRSKQIMETVGISESRRVRGLGANQSRDLLAYFNEG; encoded by the coding sequence GTGGCACTTCCCGAGCTGACACCTGAACAGCGAGCTGAGGCACTGGCCAAGGCAGCGGTGGCGCGTCGTGAGCGCGCCGCGGTCAAGAACCGGCTGAAGAACGCACAGGGGTCCCTGGCCGAGGTCCTGGCCGAGGGCAAGGAAAACGACATCGTGGGCAAGATGAAGGTGTCGGCACTGCTGGAGTCCATGCCCGGTGTCGGTCGCGTGCGCTCCAAGCAGATCATGGAGACGGTGGGGATCTCCGAGAGCCGCCGGGTCCGTGGTCTGGGTGCCAATCAGAGCCGCGACCTGCTCGCCTACTTCAACGAAGGCTGA
- a CDS encoding iron-sulfur cluster-binding protein translates to MNARLLRRRAGEVVANRPLGAYRQVSVVLPALPGPARPGQFVIVPPGRPDRVLPRTWWLAGERTEAGFGSTLELVVPDGEPGEPALPEAGDQLELTGPLGRGFGLPTTAVTAIVATEGAAGAVGRWLAERLRDSGSEVHLLSCAADPEQHVDLVQARRVADGVVLSHPDQAGSALVQLAQRTAASVLYAAGPLALSATVARVAAQTGVVSQVTGVDIGGPGVCGHGLCGGCELPLISGRRVGARVRPCSEGPVLRGDLVDWSATGAAVSAESAASASTVWAGGR, encoded by the coding sequence ATGAACGCTCGCCTGCTGCGGCGCCGGGCCGGAGAGGTCGTGGCCAATCGACCGCTGGGTGCCTACCGGCAGGTTTCGGTGGTCCTGCCTGCGCTGCCCGGTCCGGCGCGCCCGGGACAGTTCGTCATCGTCCCCCCGGGCCGTCCGGACCGGGTGCTGCCCCGGACCTGGTGGTTGGCCGGGGAGCGGACCGAGGCCGGCTTCGGCAGCACCCTGGAGCTGGTGGTGCCCGACGGCGAGCCCGGCGAGCCGGCGCTGCCCGAGGCCGGTGACCAGCTCGAGCTGACCGGGCCTCTGGGGCGCGGTTTCGGGCTGCCCACTACGGCCGTCACCGCGATCGTGGCGACCGAGGGCGCTGCCGGGGCGGTCGGCCGCTGGCTGGCTGAGCGGCTGCGCGACAGCGGCTCCGAGGTGCACCTGCTCTCGTGCGCAGCGGACCCGGAGCAGCACGTCGACCTCGTGCAGGCCAGACGGGTGGCTGACGGGGTCGTGCTGTCCCACCCGGACCAAGCTGGCTCCGCCCTGGTCCAGCTCGCCCAGCGCACCGCCGCCAGCGTGCTGTATGCCGCCGGCCCCCTCGCGCTGTCGGCCACCGTGGCGCGGGTAGCCGCGCAGACGGGGGTCGTCAGTCAGGTCACCGGGGTCGACATCGGCGGTCCTGGAGTCTGTGGTCACGGGCTCTGCGGGGGGTGTGAGCTGCCGCTGATCTCGGGCCGCCGCGTCGGCGCCCGGGTGCGGCCGTGCTCCGAGGGCCCGGTGCTGCGCGGTGACCTGGTGGACTGGAGTGCCACCGGTGCGGCCGTGTCGGCGGAGTCGGCTGCTTCGGCATCGACAGTGTGGGCGGGGGGACGTTGA
- the gmk gene encoding guanylate kinase, whose product MDEERDGGPQAAARLVVLAGPTAVGKGTVAAYIRRHHPNVWLSVSMTTRQPRAGEVDGVHYHFVDDEEFDRLQEAGEFLEWAVVHGRARYGTPRGPVERALAQGRPALLEIDLAGARQVREAMSEAFFVFLTPPSWEDLVDRLIGRGTETEEEQQVRLATARTELAAATEFDAQIINDEVSRAGEELVSLMFDPRSPSPRTSPGQAGPRTETTRTQLT is encoded by the coding sequence ATGGACGAGGAACGTGACGGGGGCCCACAGGCCGCTGCCCGCCTCGTCGTCCTGGCGGGACCCACTGCCGTCGGCAAGGGGACCGTCGCGGCATACATCCGCCGCCATCACCCCAACGTGTGGCTGTCGGTCTCGATGACCACGCGACAACCCCGCGCGGGTGAGGTCGACGGTGTCCACTACCACTTCGTCGACGATGAGGAGTTCGACCGGCTGCAAGAGGCCGGCGAGTTCCTGGAGTGGGCCGTGGTGCACGGTCGAGCCCGCTACGGCACCCCGCGGGGTCCGGTCGAGCGCGCACTCGCGCAGGGGCGGCCCGCGCTGCTGGAGATTGATCTGGCCGGCGCCCGTCAGGTCCGCGAGGCCATGTCTGAGGCGTTCTTCGTCTTTCTCACCCCGCCTTCATGGGAGGACCTGGTCGATCGCCTCATCGGTCGTGGCACCGAGACCGAGGAGGAACAGCAGGTCCGACTGGCCACCGCACGCACCGAACTGGCCGCCGCCACCGAGTTCGACGCACAGATCATCAACGACGAGGTTTCCCGTGCGGGTGAGGAACTCGTATCATTGATGTTTGACCCCCGCAGCCCCAGCCCGAGGACCAGTCCCGGGCAGGCCGGGCCGCGCACCGAGACGACGAGGACACAACTGACGTGA